The Clostridiales bacterium genome includes the window GCTACGATGTCGCGCATGGCGATTGTAGAAGAAGCATCGAGTGAAGTTCGCGAGCGGCTCCGCGTCGCTTTGCATACGTGTTGCGGACCGTGCCTGCTTGAGCCGTACCGCGCGCTGCAAGCGGATCATGAGGTGTTTGCCGTGTTCGCTAACCCAAACATCTACCCCGCCGAGGAGTACGAACGAAGAAGCCACACTCTGCTCGAGTATGCCGCCCGAGTTGGCATCGGAGTGATTGAGGTAGCGTACGATCCCGCGCTATGGGCAGGCGCGACACGGTTTACGGTTGCTGACCGGGCGAAGCGATGCCGAGCGTGCTACGAGCTACGGCTTTCCATGACCGCCGCAGAAGCGGTCCGCACCGGCTGTGACACGCTGGCGACGACACTCTCTGTCAGTCCATACCAAGACGCCCACGCGATAGGCGAGGTGGGCACTGCCGTCGCGGCCGCTGCGGGATTGAGGTGGTTGGGTGCCGAGTGGAGCTCGCGGTATCCTGTTGCGACCAAACGCGCACGCGCGCTGGGGATGTACCGCCAGAGCTACTGCGGATGCGTGCCGAGCATACGTGAAGCCGAGGAGTCTAGAAGAGCGCGGAGATCCCGGCGCTGAAGGGTGGAGGAGTGTCGTGCGTACCGATGATTTCGACTACGAGCTACCGAGCGGCCGCATAGCGCAGGAGCCGGTCGAGCCGCGCGATTCATGTAAGCTGCTCGTCATCGACCGGTTGAGCGGCCAGATAGATCACAGGCGCTTCTTCGAGCTGCCCGAGTATCTTGACCGCGGGGACGTGCTTGTCGTCAACGAGACGCGGGTGCTGCCCGGGCGCCTCGTAGGCGAGAAAGAGGGTACCGGCGGGGTCGCCGAACTGCTGCTTCTTCGTGAGCGCTACGAAGACACGTGGGAGTGCCTTGCGAAGCCGGGGAGACGTCTTGCGCCCGGCGCGCATCTCGTGTTCGGGGGCGGGGCGCTCAGGGCGCTCGTGCTCGACGTGATTCCGGAGTCGGGAGGACGTCTTGTTCGCCTGACCGCTCCTGACGGGCGTGTGCGTGACGCGATCAGGCGCATCGGTGAAGTCCCGCTGCCGCCCTACATCACGCGCCGTCTCGAAGACCCGGAGCTCTACCAGACCGTCTACGCTCGCGAAGAGCGGTCGGCCGCGGCACCCACCGCCGGACTCCACTTCACGCCGGAGTTGTTAGAGAGGGTGGAGGCAAGTGGAGTGCGCATAGCCCGGATACAGCTCGATGTTGGGGTCGACACGTTTCGCCCCGTTGCCGAGGACGACCCGCACGATCATCACATTCACTCCGAGCACATCGAAGTCAGCGAGCGTGCCGCGAGTGACATCAACGAGGCGCGCGAGCGGGGGAAACGCGTGATCGCTGTGGGTACGACAGTTGTTCGCACGCTTGAGAGCGCGTGGGACGCAGATGAGAGGGCTGTGCTTCCGCGTGCGGGAACCACTGAGCTTTACATTCTTCCGGGACACCGTTTCGAAGCGATTGACGCAATGATCACGAACTTCCACACGCCGCGCTCGACGCTCCTCATGCTGGTGAGCGCTTTCGCAGGCAGAGACCTCGTGATGGGGGCGTATGAGACAGCGCTCGCCGAGGGGTACCGGTTCCTCTCGTTTGGCGACGCGATGCTGATCAGATAGCGCTCGATGT containing:
- a CDS encoding epoxyqueuosine reductase QueH, which codes for MAIVEEASSEVRERLRVALHTCCGPCLLEPYRALQADHEVFAVFANPNIYPAEEYERRSHTLLEYAARVGIGVIEVAYDPALWAGATRFTVADRAKRCRACYELRLSMTAAEAVRTGCDTLATTLSVSPYQDAHAIGEVGTAVAAAAGLRWLGAEWSSRYPVATKRARALGMYRQSYCGCVPSIREAEESRRARRSRR
- the queA gene encoding tRNA preQ1(34) S-adenosylmethionine ribosyltransferase-isomerase QueA → MRTDDFDYELPSGRIAQEPVEPRDSCKLLVIDRLSGQIDHRRFFELPEYLDRGDVLVVNETRVLPGRLVGEKEGTGGVAELLLLRERYEDTWECLAKPGRRLAPGAHLVFGGGALRALVLDVIPESGGRLVRLTAPDGRVRDAIRRIGEVPLPPYITRRLEDPELYQTVYAREERSAAAPTAGLHFTPELLERVEASGVRIARIQLDVGVDTFRPVAEDDPHDHHIHSEHIEVSERAASDINEARERGKRVIAVGTTVVRTLESAWDADERAVLPRAGTTELYILPGHRFEAIDAMITNFHTPRSTLLMLVSAFAGRDLVMGAYETALAEGYRFLSFGDAMLIR